In one Mucilaginibacter ginsenosidivorax genomic region, the following are encoded:
- a CDS encoding metallophosphoesterase family protein: MKNHLHPEEALNPEVNNDGIDRRGFLECMAWAGTGVLWMMTGGILKSYGMSQMIDKATGGLKKGLLVPKSDFSFVQISDSHIGFAKPANTDVVGTLNAAIAKINTMPVAPSFVLHTGDLSHLAQADEFDTLEQSLKAVKTEKIFYVPGEHDVTDNGKLYLERYGKGTLGDGWYSFDSHGVHFIGLVNVTNHVDGGLGYIGAAQLKWLENDLKPLTNSTPIVVFAHIPLWAIYPAWGWGTDDSAQALALLKRFGSVSVLNGHIHQTIQKVEGNITFHTACSTAFPQPAPGAAPSPGPLKVPAEKLRGMLGLTTVNYVEHNHTLAITDTPLIEADKIEEHK; encoded by the coding sequence ATGAAAAACCATTTGCACCCTGAAGAGGCGTTAAACCCCGAAGTCAATAACGACGGTATTGACCGTCGCGGGTTCCTGGAATGTATGGCTTGGGCAGGCACCGGCGTACTCTGGATGATGACCGGCGGCATCCTGAAATCATATGGCATGAGCCAGATGATAGATAAAGCAACAGGCGGCCTCAAAAAAGGCTTGCTGGTGCCCAAATCCGATTTTAGCTTCGTGCAGATCAGTGATAGCCACATCGGCTTTGCCAAACCGGCCAATACCGATGTGGTTGGAACGCTAAACGCAGCCATTGCCAAAATCAATACAATGCCCGTAGCGCCATCCTTTGTGCTGCACACCGGCGATTTATCGCACCTGGCGCAAGCCGACGAGTTTGACACGCTGGAACAATCGTTAAAAGCGGTAAAAACCGAAAAAATATTTTACGTTCCCGGCGAGCATGATGTAACCGACAACGGCAAACTTTACCTGGAGCGTTACGGCAAAGGTACGCTGGGCGATGGCTGGTATAGTTTTGATTCGCATGGGGTACATTTCATAGGCCTGGTAAATGTTACCAATCATGTTGATGGCGGGCTTGGTTATATTGGTGCTGCCCAGTTAAAATGGTTAGAAAATGACCTGAAGCCACTAACCAACAGCACACCGATAGTGGTTTTTGCACACATCCCGCTTTGGGCCATCTACCCGGCCTGGGGCTGGGGAACTGACGATAGTGCGCAGGCTTTGGCGCTGCTAAAACGCTTTGGCTCGGTATCGGTTTTAAACGGGCACATCCATCAAACCATTCAAAAGGTTGAGGGTAATATAACCTTTCATACCGCATGCTCAACCGCTTTCCCGCAGCCGGCACCGGGCGCTGCACCGTCGCCGGGGCCTTTGAAGGTTCCAGCCGAAAAGTTACGTGGCATGCTGGGCCTAACTACAGTAAATTATGTTGAGCACAATCACACACTGGCTATTACCGATACGCCATTGATTGAGGCCGATAAAATAGAAGAACATAAATAG
- a CDS encoding MgtC/SapB family protein, whose protein sequence is MNFDSTILLNPTHNIYGHEILKLFLAVVTGCILGLEREIRGKSAGFRTLALICLGATVFTICSYMLGVETNRDRIAANIITGVGFIGAGVIFRTNSSVSGITTAASIWISAALGMLLGIGEFALAGLALVATLFVLYALDFIQIWIDNKFEHRHYRLVFKNTCQLSTLYDQVTPLKLKIVKMKTSRKDVQTILEFEIWGRENNLALFNQWLIDSDEVLSFEW, encoded by the coding sequence ATGAATTTTGATAGTACCATTTTACTGAACCCCACCCATAACATATATGGGCACGAAATACTAAAACTGTTTCTTGCGGTGGTAACCGGCTGTATTCTTGGGCTGGAGCGGGAGATAAGGGGGAAATCGGCGGGGTTCAGAACCCTGGCGTTAATTTGCCTTGGTGCAACTGTTTTTACCATATGCTCTTATATGCTAGGGGTTGAAACCAACCGCGACCGGATTGCGGCCAACATTATTACCGGCGTGGGCTTTATTGGTGCCGGGGTAATATTTCGTACAAACTCCTCCGTGTCAGGGATTACCACGGCCGCCTCTATATGGATATCGGCGGCCTTGGGAATGCTTTTAGGTATTGGCGAATTTGCCCTTGCCGGCCTTGCACTGGTAGCCACCCTGTTTGTATTATACGCCCTTGATTTTATACAAATTTGGATAGATAATAAATTTGAACATCGCCATTACCGGCTGGTTTTTAAAAACACCTGCCAGCTAAGCACCTTGTATGACCAGGTAACCCCGCTTAAGCTGAAAATAGTTAAAATGAAAACTTCACGTAAAGATGTACAAACCATCCTGGAGTTTGAAATATGGGGAAGGGAAAATAACCTTGCTTTATTTAATCAATGGCTTATAGATAGTGATGAGGTTTTGTCGTTTGAATGGTAG
- a CDS encoding glycoside hydrolase, protein MNHQPTGYITKTIFFLAAICTLAVHKSQAQAELMPYGNLNGIRVQGQLMDFNTSIDVVGNSWHKINATAKERQRPKFKRDGDVETVNTAIDSLVFTETVTDIGKGKIKINITCNVRRDTSIIGVYLGLRLPKAVYAASQVTLKDQAMATEVLKDDMPTVTAKGITFKSPVQHFSISTNEAALIIRPQSDDLKYIQLYFPICEGTLKKGDLFEKTFEIKVEGDIDNTDATILLDAAAQGREFAGLGGNFRLQNAKTDPQVIDYCLKNLRVAWGRVEMPWRDWQPDMNTDPIAMADSSNLNNHVRQSMEMAQRLGQMNMLVVLTAWAPPQWAVVGKLKYRPTPDGVWGNPLNNDNTQQIYKSITDYIIYLKNHYGVEVTYFSFNESDLGINIRQTGQEHLALIKGLGKYFADKGLKTKLLLGDNSDATTYKFIYPAMNDPEARPYIGAVSFHSWRGWDTPTLQKWADAAAKLNLPLLVGEGSIDAAAWEYPAYFEEQSYALEEINLYTRLLAICQPLSILQWQLTADYSPLSGGGIFGNDGPLKPTQRFWQLKQLASTPAGLKALAVTVDKPAISCAALGDAGKHKYVIHLVNNSAARKVYLKGLPASVTRLKVYVTDKDHNVSQKGDIKVINNQAAFKLSARCFTTLESE, encoded by the coding sequence ATGAATCATCAACCTACGGGATATATAACCAAAACCATCTTTTTCCTGGCCGCTATCTGCACGCTTGCTGTTCATAAAAGCCAGGCCCAGGCCGAACTGATGCCCTACGGTAACCTGAACGGCATTCGCGTACAAGGCCAGCTTATGGATTTTAACACCAGTATTGATGTGGTTGGCAACAGCTGGCACAAAATAAACGCGACAGCAAAGGAACGCCAGCGGCCGAAGTTTAAAAGAGATGGCGATGTTGAAACTGTAAATACCGCTATTGATAGCCTGGTATTTACCGAGACTGTTACCGACATAGGCAAGGGCAAAATCAAAATAAACATTACCTGCAATGTGCGCAGGGATACCAGCATTATAGGCGTTTACCTGGGCCTGCGTTTGCCCAAAGCAGTGTATGCAGCCAGCCAGGTTACACTAAAAGACCAAGCCATGGCAACCGAAGTACTTAAAGATGATATGCCTACAGTAACGGCTAAGGGCATTACCTTTAAATCGCCTGTGCAACATTTCAGCATCAGCACCAATGAGGCAGCGCTTATTATAAGGCCGCAAAGCGACGATTTAAAATACATTCAGCTGTACTTCCCCATTTGCGAAGGCACGCTTAAAAAGGGTGATTTATTTGAGAAAACCTTTGAGATTAAAGTAGAAGGCGATATTGACAACACCGATGCAACTATCCTGCTGGATGCCGCTGCTCAGGGCCGCGAATTTGCCGGACTGGGTGGCAACTTCCGGTTGCAAAACGCAAAAACCGACCCGCAGGTAATAGATTATTGTTTGAAAAATCTGCGCGTAGCCTGGGGCCGGGTAGAGATGCCCTGGCGCGATTGGCAACCGGATATGAACACTGATCCTATAGCTATGGCCGATAGTAGTAACCTGAATAACCATGTCAGGCAGTCGATGGAGATGGCGCAACGGCTGGGTCAAATGAATATGCTGGTGGTATTAACGGCATGGGCGCCGCCGCAATGGGCGGTTGTTGGTAAGCTAAAATACCGCCCCACACCGGATGGCGTTTGGGGCAACCCGCTTAATAATGATAACACGCAGCAGATTTACAAATCAATTACCGATTATATCATCTACCTCAAAAACCATTACGGCGTTGAGGTTACTTACTTTTCGTTCAATGAATCGGACCTGGGTATCAACATACGCCAAACAGGCCAGGAGCACCTGGCGCTTATAAAAGGACTGGGTAAATATTTTGCAGATAAAGGCTTAAAAACCAAATTGCTGCTGGGCGATAACTCCGATGCTACCACCTACAAATTTATTTACCCGGCCATGAATGATCCGGAGGCCCGGCCATACATTGGCGCGGTATCCTTTCACTCCTGGCGCGGCTGGGATACTCCAACACTTCAAAAATGGGCCGATGCGGCTGCCAAACTAAACCTGCCCCTTTTGGTTGGCGAAGGCAGTATTGATGCCGCCGCGTGGGAGTATCCGGCTTATTTTGAAGAGCAATCATACGCGCTTGAAGAGATTAACCTTTACACCCGCCTGCTGGCTATATGCCAGCCCTTATCAATTTTGCAATGGCAGCTCACGGCAGATTATTCACCATTGAGCGGCGGCGGTATTTTTGGCAATGATGGGCCCTTGAAACCAACCCAGCGCTTTTGGCAGCTAAAGCAGCTCGCTTCAACCCCGGCCGGCCTGAAAGCCCTGGCGGTTACTGTTGATAAACCTGCCATATCATGCGCGGCTTTGGGCGATGCAGGCAAGCACAAATACGTTATCCACTTGGTAAATAACAGTGCCGCGCGTAAAGTTTATTTAAAGGGCTTACCGGCATCTGTTACCCGGCTTAAGGTTTACGTTACCGACAAAGACCATAACGTTAGCCAAAAAGGCGATATTAAAGTTATTAATAATCAAGCCGCATTTAAGCTAAGCGCCCGGTGCTTTACCACGCTGGAGAGCGAATAG
- a CDS encoding DUF3570 domain-containing protein → MKKIYLSVLGFSLICRMHTYAQASKDSITNNLKPGFTLATTTGQDTNAYRPRRLRVDEVNLVSSYYKQNGNHSAVTGGIGTENVTDIANGIDLKLVWLGNTLNKNTLSVGLGFDHHTSASAAYVSQTGASNTGGSRVYPSLDWTIENTKKGTSFGIGSYYSGEYNYQSLGADLHFSAKTANRMGEFGVKLQGYFDHVKLIYPSEFIPTATTTVTTVTTASGNSSSSESGGKANIPSSPRNTYTASLSYSQIVTSRLQIMFLADVVTQHGFLSLPFHRVYFSNGKDTIERLPSSRFKLPLGFRANYFLGDNVILRSYYRYYWDNWGTQSNTANLEIAYKVTPFFSISPFYRYYTQTAAKYFAPYEQNSVTQTYFTSNYEYAKFNSQFFGAGFRIAPPKGVLGWENLHDLELRYGHYKQNVGLVSDVVSVSLGFK, encoded by the coding sequence ATGAAGAAAATATATTTATCCGTGTTGGGGTTTTCCCTGATATGCCGCATGCACACCTATGCGCAAGCCTCAAAAGATAGCATTACCAATAACTTAAAGCCGGGCTTTACTTTGGCTACAACTACCGGCCAGGATACCAACGCATACCGGCCGCGCAGGTTAAGGGTTGATGAAGTTAACCTGGTATCCAGCTATTACAAACAAAATGGTAACCACTCGGCGGTTACCGGGGGCATTGGTACCGAAAACGTAACGGATATTGCAAATGGCATCGACCTGAAACTGGTGTGGCTGGGTAATACATTAAATAAAAACACCCTATCCGTAGGCCTTGGGTTTGATCATCACACCTCGGCATCGGCTGCCTATGTTTCGCAAACAGGCGCATCAAATACCGGTGGCAGCCGGGTATACCCATCGCTGGACTGGACTATTGAAAATACCAAAAAAGGGACAAGCTTCGGCATAGGAAGCTATTACTCCGGCGAATATAACTACCAATCACTTGGCGCCGATTTACATTTCTCGGCCAAAACAGCAAACCGGATGGGCGAGTTTGGCGTAAAGCTACAGGGCTATTTTGACCATGTTAAGCTGATATATCCATCGGAGTTTATTCCGACAGCAACTACTACGGTTACTACAGTTACAACAGCAAGCGGCAATTCATCAAGTTCTGAAAGTGGAGGCAAGGCCAATATTCCATCAAGCCCGAGAAATACTTATACAGCATCACTTTCTTATTCGCAAATTGTTACATCAAGGCTACAGATCATGTTCCTGGCCGATGTTGTTACCCAGCATGGCTTTTTAAGCCTGCCCTTTCACCGGGTATATTTTTCCAACGGAAAAGATACCATCGAAAGACTGCCATCATCGCGGTTTAAATTGCCTTTAGGTTTCAGGGCCAATTACTTCCTGGGCGATAACGTTATCCTGCGATCATATTACCGTTATTACTGGGACAACTGGGGCACCCAATCAAACACGGCCAATCTTGAGATAGCGTATAAGGTTACACCATTCTTTTCTATATCCCCGTTTTACAGGTACTATACACAAACGGCGGCCAAATACTTTGCGCCTTATGAGCAAAACAGCGTAACGCAAACGTATTTTACCAGCAACTACGAATATGCAAAGTTCAACAGCCAGTTTTTTGGTGCCGGTTTCAGGATAGCGCCTCCTAAAGGTGTGTTAGGTTGGGAAAACTTACATGACCTGGAATTGCGGTACGGCCATTATAAGCAAAACGTAGGTTTGGTATCCGATGTGGTATCGGTAAGCCTTGGTTTTAAATAA
- a CDS encoding DUF4266 domain-containing protein, with the protein MTHKLIKIAGCLLLAASLTSCVHLKEYQKSRINDSEMALSNRKVERNELNFQSYREAASGANAGKTGGGCGCN; encoded by the coding sequence ATGACTCATAAACTGATTAAAATAGCCGGCTGCCTTTTGCTGGCAGCATCGCTTACATCGTGTGTACACCTTAAGGAGTATCAAAAAAGCAGGATCAATGATTCGGAGATGGCATTGAGCAACCGAAAAGTAGAGCGAAACGAACTAAATTTTCAATCCTATCGTGAAGCGGCATCAGGTGCCAACGCGGGTAAAACCGGCGGGGGCTGCGGTTGCAATTAA
- a CDS encoding FAD:protein FMN transferase: MVATKVKASAPTLHKRSLRLMGNRFELSVVADNQQWANECIDAGVEEIQRIEALLTTFNNDSETNQVNNNAGIKPVQVSRETFELVKRSIMISNVTQGAFDITYGSVDKRLWNFDQQMTSLPDPVTAKSMVRLINYRNIVLDEQNCTIFLRERGMRIGFGGIGKGYAAERAKQIMQDKGVVSGVVNASGDLTAWGYQPDGKKWTVGVANPDASNQIFSYLSISGLAVATSGNYEKFVIIDGKRYSHTINPRTGMPVAGIKSVTIITTNAEIADAMATPVTIMGVYAGLDLINQMNDIEAIIIDDDDNLYTSNNINLT; the protein is encoded by the coding sequence ATGGTAGCAACTAAAGTTAAAGCAAGCGCTCCAACACTGCACAAACGCAGTTTGCGACTGATGGGCAACCGCTTTGAGTTAAGTGTAGTTGCAGATAACCAGCAATGGGCCAATGAGTGTATTGATGCCGGTGTTGAGGAGATACAACGCATTGAAGCTTTGCTTACCACATTTAACAACGATAGTGAAACCAACCAGGTAAATAACAATGCAGGTATTAAGCCTGTGCAGGTAAGCCGCGAAACATTTGAATTAGTAAAACGCTCCATCATGATATCAAATGTAACCCAGGGGGCGTTTGATATTACCTACGGTTCGGTTGATAAACGGTTATGGAATTTCGATCAGCAAATGACATCTCTGCCCGACCCTGTTACCGCAAAAAGTATGGTTCGCCTGATCAATTACCGCAACATTGTACTTGACGAACAAAACTGCACCATTTTTTTACGCGAGCGGGGAATGCGGATAGGCTTTGGCGGGATTGGAAAGGGCTACGCCGCCGAAAGGGCCAAGCAAATAATGCAGGATAAAGGTGTAGTAAGCGGAGTTGTAAATGCCTCTGGCGACCTTACGGCCTGGGGCTATCAGCCCGATGGAAAAAAATGGACCGTAGGTGTTGCCAATCCCGATGCTTCCAACCAAATTTTTTCATATCTAAGTATTTCGGGCCTGGCGGTTGCAACCTCGGGTAATTACGAAAAGTTTGTGATTATTGATGGCAAAAGGTATTCTCATACCATTAATCCGCGCACAGGTATGCCTGTGGCGGGTATTAAAAGCGTAACCATTATTACTACCAACGCCGAAATAGCAGATGCAATGGCCACCCCCGTTACCATCATGGGGGTTTATGCCGGCCTGGACCTGATAAACCAGATGAATGATATTGAAGCCATAATAATTGACGACGACGATAATTTATATACCTCAAATAATATTAATTTAACTTAA
- a CDS encoding thioredoxin family protein yields MKILTIIFFFLISPPVNWLGDFSKAQAEAQQSHKLILINFSGSDWCGPCIRLRKEILESSVFENYAADHLLLVRADFPRQKKNQLSKDQVKLNEALADKYNAEGKFPFTLLVDEHGKVLKQWDGYPDETPEKFIEQINQFANGSN; encoded by the coding sequence ATGAAAATATTAACAATAATATTTTTCTTTCTTATCTCACCGCCTGTTAACTGGCTTGGCGATTTTAGCAAAGCCCAGGCCGAAGCACAACAATCGCACAAATTAATATTGATAAACTTTTCGGGATCAGACTGGTGCGGGCCGTGTATCAGGCTGCGAAAAGAGATCCTGGAATCGTCGGTATTTGAAAACTATGCAGCAGATCACCTTTTACTGGTACGTGCAGATTTTCCGCGTCAGAAGAAAAACCAGCTAAGTAAAGATCAGGTAAAGTTAAATGAGGCGCTGGCCGATAAATATAACGCCGAAGGTAAATTTCCGTTCACCCTCTTGGTTGATGAACATGGCAAAGTTTTAAAACAATGGGATGGCTATCCTGATGAAACGCCTGAAAAATTTATTGAACAGATAAATCAGTTTGCCAATGGTAGCAACTAA
- a CDS encoding glycoside hydrolase family 2 TIM barrel-domain containing protein, protein MKKILLPFLFMLLCFDVFSQETIVKYLSGTDKDHTIPWDFYCTGGRKSGVWTKIAVPSNWELQGFGTYNYGHDKVKGNEQGLYKHEFSVDNLTGKKIYIVFEGSMTDTKVTINGKQAGPVHQGSFYQFKYDITDLVKPNAQNLLEVTVDKTSANSSVNDAERRNSDFWVFGGIYRPVYLEIVPETFIERMAVNAKADGSFRLDVYAQNLKGDELIEAQIQTLNGQKVGKPFDAKTNPAANHIELQTNFAKPLLWSAEFPNLYQVVVALKNKTGIVHRVKQKFGFRTVELRTNDGLYVNGAKIMMKGSDRHSFWPETGRSLSHGVHLMDVKLMKEMNMNAVRMSHYPPDRDFLDVCDSLGIYVLDELTGWQAKYDTVVGRKLVKELVVRDVNHPSILFWDNGNEGGFNRGLDNDYALYDPQKRTVIHPWEKFNGTDTKHYPDYNYMVNAAANGQEVFFPTEFMHGLYDGGAAAGLDDFWAQMVKHPHGAGGFIWAFLDEAVIRTDKNNTYDSDGNHAPDGIVGPHREKEGSFYAIKEIWSPVYINPQPIDAGFDGKIPVENRYSFTNLNQCSFRWKLVKFPSAQSKTTTGIVTATGLLKTIALKPGEQGTLNLALPASWKKNDALYLTAYGPDNKEIFTWSWAISTPAAIASKIAASPAKSAIKTTETDQLLTIRCDGISYDFDKVTGYIQKVRKPAGAISLSGGPVLAGVNTQLKQFTHKADAGKYIVEADYQGAGSLHVTWTFASGHPVKLEYQYVQQGDADFMGITFNYPEEKITGIKWLGRGPYRVWKNRLKGQQLGIWHKAYNNTITGETWGYPEFKGYHAEVNWVTIENKESPFTVYSADKNTYLQMLHPAREKDALSNNNVEPAFPEGSIGFLNAIAPIGTKFQPAKVMGPQSQTNHAGGEKISGTLWFDFMH, encoded by the coding sequence ATGAAAAAGATACTGCTGCCCTTTTTGTTCATGCTCCTTTGCTTCGATGTGTTTTCGCAGGAAACCATCGTTAAATACCTGTCGGGAACGGATAAAGACCATACCATACCCTGGGATTTTTATTGCACAGGGGGAAGGAAGAGCGGCGTGTGGACAAAGATCGCCGTACCATCGAACTGGGAGTTGCAAGGCTTTGGCACCTATAACTATGGTCATGATAAGGTTAAGGGCAACGAGCAGGGCTTATACAAACATGAGTTTTCTGTGGATAACCTAACCGGCAAAAAGATTTATATCGTTTTTGAAGGATCGATGACCGATACCAAAGTGACCATCAATGGCAAGCAGGCCGGCCCGGTGCACCAGGGTAGTTTTTACCAGTTTAAATATGATATAACCGATTTGGTAAAACCTAACGCACAAAACCTGCTCGAAGTAACGGTTGATAAAACATCGGCAAACTCATCAGTAAATGATGCCGAGCGCCGCAATAGCGACTTTTGGGTTTTCGGTGGAATTTACCGGCCCGTTTACCTGGAAATTGTTCCGGAAACCTTCATTGAACGGATGGCGGTAAACGCGAAGGCAGATGGCTCTTTCCGGTTAGATGTATATGCTCAAAACTTAAAGGGCGATGAGCTGATTGAAGCCCAAATACAAACCCTTAATGGGCAAAAGGTAGGTAAGCCATTTGATGCTAAAACGAACCCGGCGGCCAACCATATTGAATTACAAACCAATTTTGCTAAACCGTTATTATGGAGTGCGGAGTTTCCTAACTTATACCAGGTTGTGGTTGCTTTAAAAAACAAAACGGGCATTGTTCACCGGGTAAAGCAAAAATTTGGCTTTCGTACTGTAGAGCTGCGCACCAACGATGGCCTGTATGTAAACGGTGCAAAAATAATGATGAAAGGTAGCGACAGGCACAGCTTTTGGCCTGAAACCGGGCGTAGCCTGAGCCATGGTGTTCACTTAATGGATGTGAAGCTGATGAAGGAAATGAACATGAACGCAGTTCGCATGTCGCACTACCCGCCCGATCGCGATTTTTTGGATGTTTGCGATTCATTAGGCATATATGTGCTGGATGAGCTTACCGGCTGGCAGGCTAAATACGATACTGTGGTGGGCCGCAAACTGGTTAAAGAGTTGGTAGTACGCGATGTAAACCACCCCTCTATCCTGTTTTGGGATAACGGTAACGAGGGCGGTTTTAACCGGGGGCTTGATAATGACTATGCTTTATATGATCCGCAAAAACGCACCGTGATTCACCCATGGGAAAAGTTTAACGGCACCGATACCAAACATTACCCCGATTACAATTACATGGTTAACGCAGCGGCCAACGGACAGGAAGTTTTCTTCCCCACAGAGTTTATGCACGGCCTGTATGATGGTGGTGCCGCCGCGGGCCTTGATGATTTTTGGGCGCAGATGGTAAAACATCCGCATGGGGCAGGCGGCTTTATCTGGGCGTTTTTAGATGAGGCCGTAATCCGTACCGATAAAAACAACACCTATGATTCTGACGGCAACCACGCCCCTGACGGCATTGTTGGGCCACACCGCGAAAAAGAGGGCAGTTTTTATGCCATAAAAGAGATCTGGTCGCCGGTTTATATCAACCCGCAGCCAATTGATGCCGGTTTTGATGGCAAAATACCTGTCGAAAACCGGTATTCGTTCACCAACCTTAATCAATGTAGTTTTAGGTGGAAACTGGTTAAATTCCCGTCGGCACAAAGTAAAACTACTACCGGTATAGTAACGGCAACCGGTTTACTAAAAACCATTGCGCTTAAACCCGGAGAGCAGGGTACGTTGAACTTAGCGCTGCCTGCATCATGGAAAAAAAATGATGCGCTATACCTAACAGCTTACGGACCCGATAATAAAGAAATATTTACCTGGAGCTGGGCTATTAGCACACCGGCTGCCATTGCCTCCAAAATCGCTGCATCTCCGGCTAAATCGGCTATAAAAACAACTGAGACCGATCAATTATTAACCATCAGGTGCGATGGCATTAGTTATGATTTTGATAAGGTTACCGGGTACATTCAAAAAGTGAGGAAACCGGCAGGCGCAATTTCGTTATCGGGCGGGCCGGTATTGGCAGGTGTTAATACCCAGCTAAAACAGTTTACACATAAAGCCGACGCCGGCAAATATATTGTAGAAGCCGATTACCAGGGCGCGGGCTCGCTACATGTAACCTGGACTTTCGCTTCGGGGCACCCGGTTAAACTGGAGTACCAATACGTACAACAGGGCGATGCCGATTTTATGGGTATCACTTTCAATTATCCCGAAGAAAAAATCACCGGCATAAAATGGCTTGGCCGCGGCCCCTACCGCGTTTGGAAAAACCGCCTGAAAGGCCAGCAGCTTGGTATTTGGCACAAAGCCTATAACAATACCATTACCGGCGAAACCTGGGGATATCCTGAATTTAAAGGCTATCATGCCGAAGTTAACTGGGTAACTATCGAAAATAAGGAGTCGCCGTTCACTGTTTATTCTGCCGATAAAAATACTTACCTGCAAATGCTGCACCCGGCAAGGGAAAAAGACGCGCTGAGCAATAACAATGTGGAGCCGGCTTTTCCTGAAGGAAGTATCGGGTTTTTAAATGCCATTGCTCCCATCGGCACCAAATTTCAACCGGCAAAAGTAATGGGGCCGCAAAGCCAAACCAACCATGCCGGCGGCGAGAAAATAAGCGGAACACTTTGGTTTGATTTTATGCATTAA
- a CDS encoding O-methyltransferase, with translation MDILPIALQAYLDDHCDPEPEALQQLNRETHLKVLRPHMLSGHYQGRLLSFLSKLVAPKCILEIGTFTGYSAICLAEGLAEGGILHTIEVNREMEDIINSHFKLTNVENKIKLHFGQAEAIIADLQADIFDLVFIDADKKNNFTYFQLVFDKVRSGGLIIIDNVLWKGKVYGPENDADTQGIRKLNDHIAVDSRVEKLILPVRDGLLVIRKK, from the coding sequence ATGGATATTCTCCCTATAGCCCTCCAGGCGTACTTAGATGACCATTGCGATCCGGAGCCGGAAGCTTTGCAGCAACTGAACCGCGAAACGCATTTAAAGGTGCTGCGTCCGCATATGTTGTCGGGCCATTACCAGGGGCGGCTGCTTAGTTTTTTGAGCAAACTGGTAGCGCCTAAATGTATCCTGGAGATTGGCACCTTTACCGGCTATTCGGCCATTTGCCTGGCCGAAGGATTGGCAGAGGGAGGCATCCTCCACACCATCGAGGTGAACCGCGAAATGGAGGATATCATCAATTCACACTTTAAACTAACAAATGTTGAAAATAAAATAAAGCTGCATTTTGGGCAGGCAGAGGCCATTATTGCTGATTTACAGGCTGATATTTTCGATTTGGTATTTATTGATGCTGATAAAAAAAATAATTTTACTTACTTTCAATTGGTTTTTGACAAAGTCAGATCCGGAGGATTAATAATAATTGATAACGTTTTGTGGAAAGGAAAGGTGTACGGCCCCGAAAATGATGCCGATACGCAAGGAATTCGCAAACTAAATGACCACATAGCTGTTGATAGCAGGGTAGAAAAACTGATCCTGCCTGTACGCGATGGCTTACTGGTTATCAGAAAAAAATAA
- a CDS encoding glycoside hydrolase family 73 protein, with product MKKILLITTLLISTIAASAQKNTSQSYIEKFKDDAIRIMHETGIPASIVLGVAMHESGCGNSTIAQSLNNQFGVKGGGSVVFIKHNKKVRSSYKKYDSVFDSFQDFARIMTERKQFSHLADALTHYDYTGWAKGIQRSGYASSRKWAAQVLGIIKKYDLNDLDENPATQPKELAEAKQ from the coding sequence ATGAAGAAAATCTTACTGATTACCACCCTGTTGATTTCAACAATTGCTGCTTCAGCGCAAAAAAACACTTCACAATCTTATATCGAGAAGTTCAAAGATGATGCCATTCGTATTATGCACGAAACCGGCATCCCTGCAAGCATCGTTTTAGGTGTAGCTATGCACGAATCCGGCTGTGGCAACAGCACCATTGCCCAAAGCCTTAACAATCAGTTTGGAGTAAAAGGCGGAGGCAGTGTAGTTTTTATTAAACACAATAAAAAAGTACGTTCATCCTACAAAAAATACGATTCGGTTTTTGATTCATTCCAGGATTTTGCCCGCATCATGACCGAGCGCAAACAATTCAGCCACCTGGCCGATGCGCTTACCCACTATGATTACACCGGCTGGGCAAAAGGCATCCAGCGCAGTGGTTATGCCAGCAGCCGCAAATGGGCAGCGCAGGTTTTAGGTATCATTAAAAAATACGACCTGAACGATTTGGACGAAAACCCTGCAACACAGCCTAAAGAATTAGCAGAAGCCAAACAATAA